Within the Corynebacterium afermentans subsp. lipophilum genome, the region GGCGCAGCCGTGCCGTTCCACGACAGGGTGAGTTTCGTTCCGGCAGGCGGCGCCGGGACCTTCTCCGTGATGGTGCAGGTGCTGCCCTGGGGCAGGTTGTCCACGCTGGCGGAGCGCCCCTTTTCCACAACAACGTCGTCTTCGAGCTTGACGCTTGGATATGCAGTTTTGAACCCTTCGGGCACGGTGCACTTGTAGTGCAGCGTGTACTTCTGCAGGCTGTTTTCCGCGAAGTTCGCGGCGTTGCCGTCCACTGTCTTAGCCAGGTTGAGCTTGGCGGGTTTAAACTTCGATTCCCAGGTGACGGAGCAGTTTGGGACACGGGTTTCGGCCGCAGGGATCAGCAGCGTCGACGTGCCAGTCTGGGCGTTTTCCGTCAGCGTGTAGCCCGTAGGCACCGCCCCCTTGCGGATGAGGTAGGTTTCGCTGTTCGTTCCGCCCGAGGTGAGGGTGCACTTCCACACTGGGTCGTAGCGGTCGAACGCGCGGTCTGCTGGGTCGAGCGTGGAGGTGTAGCCCAGCTGGTCAAGTGGGACGCCGTCGGATCCGACGCGGCGAAGCGCCGTGGTCGAACCACCCGCCGGGGTGGATAACGTGGTGCGGTTGGAGCCGTCCTGCAAAAACGCCGAGTAGCTGGCAGTTCGCGCGGTGGGGTCCGCCACCTTTTCAAAGGCGTTCTGCACCGTGGCGGAGCCTTCTTTGTCGAAGGCGATGCGGCTCAGCGCGATGCCGATAGCCACGCCCTGCGTTCCGGTGCTGTTGGAACCCATGCTGACCTGCAGCGTCTTCGGGTTGTCAACGCCAACCACCCACGTGCCGTACGTGCCGGTTGAGCGGGAGAAGCACACGAACCCGCGGGAGCGGCCGTCGGACATGCTGCCCCAGTTCTTCGGTTCGTTCCCGGGACCGAACTGCGGGTCCCTGCCGCCGGTGCAAGCATCTTTCGCGTTCGGCGGGGTAAGGCGGACCGCCTGTCCCACCGTTCCGCCATCGACGCTGATCATCTCGCCGTTTCCGCCGGCACCGGTGGACTCGCCGTCCACCACGGCGAAGCGGTACGACGCGAGCGGATCGGCCACCCCGTTTCGCTTCACCACAATGTCCGACAGTGTGAAACGGGCGAACGGGTCACCCGCACCTTCCATCTGCAGAATGTCCTGCGACGTCGAGCTTGGGTACCGCTCGAAGAACCCGGTGTTCGTTTTAGCGAATGCCGTGCCGGACCAGCTGGGGTTGGAATTGGCGGTGAACCGGGTGCTGGTGTTTTTCGTTTCAATCCCGAGGTTGAAGGTGATGGTGTAATCGCCCACCCTCTTCGTCTTTGCGCCCGGTGTGGTCAAATCCGAAACATCCAGCCAGCACATTTGGTTGGCCCATGTCTCGGCAACTCCCGTACCTCTGCGGAACGAGCAGTCCCCAAAGTTCACGCCGTCATTTGAGGTAGTTTGGGCCTCCGCCTGCTGCACTCCCGGGGACACGACACCCGCGACAAGCGTCAGCGCGGCAAGAATCAGCGCTGCCCAAACCGCCACTGCGCCATGCTGGCGGCGGCTGGATGTGGGGTGGACAGTCTGGGACATGCATCCTCGGATCATTGTGAACCTATTTATTGCGTCATGGATGCTACGCGGTAAACGTCAGGATGAAAACACAGCGAAACCAGCGTTTAAAAGTTGGACACACTGCCTGCCCACAGCCTTTCCCCAGCCTTCGCGTTGTCCAACCCGTTTTCGCACGTTAAAAGATTATGCAACTCATGTCAGGGCCTTGGTGCGAAAGCGAAAAGCTCTCCGCACGCACCCTCGCCGCCAACGTGTTTTCCGTCACTACCCGCTGACCACACTGAAGATTTCGAGTTCCACCTTTCGAGGATCAGCCCAATTTCCATGGTTTTCGAAATCCGCTCTTCGAAACCTTTGGGTAGCCGCCCCCACGGATAGACAGCAAAACGCCCGGCTGACGGAATCAGCCGGGCGTCGAAAAGCGATAAGCCCCTAGTCGCCGATCTGGTCGCGGCCGCGCTTCACAATGAGCGGATCGGGCTGGCCGACAACCTCGTGGTCCTTGTTCGTGTACTCGAACTTGGACAAGATGTAGCGCATGGCGTTGAGGCGGGCGCGCTTCTTGTCGTTGGACTTAATGGTGATCCACGGCGACTCGTCGGTGTCCGTGTAGCGGAACTGCTCCTCCTTGGCGCGGGTGTAGTCCTCCCACTTGTCCAGGGAGGCCAGGTCCATCGGGGAAAGCTTCCACTGGCGAACCGGGTCTACCTGGCGGATGGCGAAGCGGGTGCGCTGCTCCTTCTGGGTCACGGAGAACCAGAACTTGGTCAGGGAGATGCCGGAGCCGAGGATCATATTCTCCAGCATCGGCACCTCGCGGAGGAACTCGGCGTGCTGGGACTCGGTGCAGAAGCCCATGACGCGCTCGACGCCGGAGCGGTTGTACCAGGAGCGGTCGAAGAAGACGATCTCTCCGGCGGCCGGGAAGTGCTCGATGTAGCGCTGGAAGTACCAGGAGGTGGACTCGCGCGGCGACGGCTTCTCCAGCGCCACGGTGCGTGCACCGCGTGGGTTGAGGTGCTCGTTGAAGCGCTTGATGGTGCCGCCTTTGCCGGCCGCGTCACGGCCCTCGAAGAGGATGATGTGGCGCTGGCCGGTGTCCTTGGTCCAGTTCTGCCACTTCAGCAGCTCAATCTGCAGGGCGCGCTTTTCCTTCTCGTAGTCGTCGCGAGAAAGACGCTCGTCGTAGGGGTAGTTCTCGCGCCACGTCTGAATGGCGGTGCCGTCCGGCATGAGCAGGACAGGGTCGTCCTCGTCGGTGTCGTCCACAACCCAGCCTTCGGTCTGAGCGAGGTCGATCATCGGCAGTTCGTCGTCTTTATTGTCAGCCATGTCTACCAGTCTATTCGGCGGAGGCGAGGTATGCCGGAGAAGTATGCAGGAATGCAAAAGGCCCCGCCGCTTTGCGACGAGGCCTTCGGTAAAACCGGTCTTAAGCGACCAAGCCGATCAGGTCGGCAATGTTGCCTGCCAGCTTGCCCAGCTCGCGCAGCAGGTCGAGCAGAGCGCCCGGAACCTGGGTGACGCCGTTGTCGCCGCTACCGGAGGAAAGTGCGTACCAGTTGGTGAGTGCGTTCATGATGATTCTCCTTTAAGAAAATTAAAGTCTGGTTGAGGCGAAGGCTTACTTAGCCGGAGCGACCTTGTCAGCGAAGTTCTTGATGGACTTCGGGGTGTTCTGGAAGAGATCAGCCAGGTTGGTAGCGAAGGTCTTGAAGGTCTTCAGCTGCTTCTGGATGAACTTGAGATCGAAAGGCATTATTTTCCCCTTTTCGATAGGTGCCAGTGGTTGTCTGGCAAAACTTGACAGGTACTGACACCCAATGGGCGTCACAGAAAGAATTTTGCCACATCAAACAGCCACGTCAAGCGCTTTCTAAAAATCAGACTTGCGCCACACAGGAAGCTTCAAGCTGGTATGCGTTCACCAAAACGTAACCTTTTCGCGACTGGGACGATAACCTGGCCCGACCAATTCCCGAAAGTTAACACCAATTGAATACCCGCCGGAACGTGTAACTCACGCGACTTCCCGAACGATGTGTACGCGTCCAAAAATCCAGCACGGTCGTGACCTTTTACACCAATCCGGGGGTGCGCCGAAGGGACGTCGATAGGCAAGAAAAAAGCGCGCCCCGAAGGACGCGCTCTCAAGCCTCAAGGCTGATTTACATCATGCCCATAGCTTCCGGGTCCATGCCCGGGTTGGCAGCACCAGCCGGCTCCGGCTTGTCAGCCACAACAGCCTCGGTGGTGAGGAACAGCGCGGCGATGGACGCTGCGTTCTGGAGTGCAGAACGGGTTACCTTGGCCGGGTCGGCGATGCCGCTGGACAGCATGTCCACGTACTCGCCGGTTGCGGCGTTGAGGCCCTCGCCGTCCGGGAGGTTGGCAACCTTGTCGGCCACCACGCCCGGCTCCAGGCCAGCGTTCAGCGCGATCTGCTTCAGCGGAGCGGACAGGGCCTCGCGGACGATCTTCACGCCGGTTGCCTCGTCGCCCTCCAGGCCGAGGTCGTCGGTGAGCTCGTTGGCGGCCTGCAGCAGGGCCACGCCACCGCCGGCGACGATGCCCTCCTCAACAGCAGCCTTTGCGTTGCGCACAGCATCCTCGATGCGCAGCTTCTGCTCCTTCAGCTCCACCTCGGTGGCGGCGCCGACTTTGATCACCGCAACGCCGCCAGCCAGCTTGGCCAGGCGCTCCTGCAGCTTCTCGCGGTCGTAGTCGGAGTCGGAGTTGTCGATCTCGGCGCGGATCTGCTTCACGCGGCCGTCGATCTGCGCCTGGTCGCCAGCCCCCTGGACGATGGTGGTCTCGTCCTTGGTCACCACAACCTTGCGGGCCTGGCCGAGCAGCTCGATGCCGGCGGTCTCCAGCGACAGGCCGACCTCCTCGGAGATGACCTGGCCGCCGGTGAGGATAGCCAGGTCCTGCAGCATGGCCTTGCGACGGTCGCCAAAGCCCGGAGCCTTCACAGCCACGGACTTGAAGGTGCCGCGGATCTTGTTCACCACGAGGGTGGACAGAGCCTCGCCCTCGACGTCCTCGGCGATGATCAGCAGCGGCTTGCCGGACTGCATGACCTGCTCCAGCACCGGAACGAGCTCCTTGACGTTGGAGATCTTGCCGGAAACCAGCAGGATGTACGGGTCCTCGAGCACTGCCTCGCCGCGCTCCATGTCGGTGGCGAAGTAGGCGGAGATGAAGCCCTTGTCAAAGCGCATGCCCTCGGTGACTTCGAGGTCCACGCCGAAGGTGTTGGACTCCTCAACCGTGATCACGGATTCCTTGTTCACGGCGCCGTTGCCCACGGCGTACATCGCCTCCGCGATCTTCTTGCCGATCTCCGGGTCAGACGCGGAAATACCAGCGGTGGAGGCGATCTCCTCCTGGGTCTCAACTTCCTTGGCCTGGTCCAGCAGGTACTTGGACACCTTGTCGGTGGCGGCCTGGATGCCGCGCTTGATGCCCATCGGGTTGGAGCCAGCCGCGACGTTGCGCAGGCCCTCACGCACCAGCGCCTGAGCGAGCACGGTGGCGGTGGTGGTGCCGTCGCCGGCGACGTCGTCGGTCTTCTTGGCAACTTCCTTGACCAGCTCGGCGCCGATCTTCTCGTACGGGTCCTCGAGGTCGATCTCCTTGGCGATGCTCACGCCGTCGTTGGTGATGGTCGGGGCGCCCCAGGACTTCTCCAGCACCACGTTGCGGCCCTTCGGGCCGAGCGTGACCTTCACAGCGTCAGCCAGGGTGTTCAGGCCGGTTTCGAGGCCACGACGTGCTTCTTCGTCGAATGCAATCATCTTTGCCATGTGAGTGTGTCACTCCTTGTATATAGGCGTTCATGGACGATCACTCAGGTCGTCGGTGCAAGCAGGCGCCCGCGACGGCACGGCTGACGAGTGGTCTCAGCCTCACCCGCTCTATTCGTTTTATCTGGCACTCGGTTTGCGTGAGTGCCAGCCACATTTTTAGCACTCGACGGGGTTGAGTGCAAGGAACGCAAGGGCGTGGAGGATGCCGGGGTGAGGATGCTTACTGCTAGATGCTTACCTGTCCGAGGATGCTTACTGCAGGATGCTTACTTCTCAAGTAGCACGGGCGAGAACGCCGGGGGTTACTCGAACAGTAAGCATCCTGGGGTAAGCATCTAGCCGGGTAAGCATCCTGGGGTAAGCATCTAGCCGAACAACACCGCCCAGAAACACCGCCGAACACAGCCGCAGAACCGACCCTGCCAACGCTGCTAGCGTGGTGCCATGACTACGCAGAACTACACCCCGCAACGCGACCGCATCTTCAACGACCTGTCCAAACTGGTCTCCTTCAATTCGGTGCACTCCACCCCTGAGCTGGCGGATCAGCACGAGGACGCCTGTGCCTGGACGGTGAACGCCCTGAAGGATCTTGGTCTGGATGTGACTCGCTACCCCACGGTGGATGACGCGGACACGATCGTCGCCAAGCGGGAGCCCAAAAACGGCGCGCCGACAGTCCTGCTGTACTCCCACTACGACGTCGTCCCCGCGAACAACCCGGACGCCTGGACGAACAGCCCGTTTGAGCTGACCGAGCGAAACGGCCGCTGGTACGGCCGCGGCGCCGCTGACTGCAAGGGCAACCTAGCCATGCACTTAGAGGCGCTGCGCCTGCTGGAGGAAAACGGCGGCACCGACCTGGGCCTGAAGGTAGTGGTCGAGGGCTCCGAGGAGCTCGGCGGCAAGGACGGCCTGGGCAAGCTCATCGTGGAAAAGCCCGAGGTGTTCGAGTCCGACGCGATCCTCATCGCGGACTCTGGCAACGTGGCTGCCGGTGTACCGACGTTGACCACCTCGCTGCGAGGCGGCGCGCAGGTGAAGGTGACGGTGGAGACGCTGGCTAACCAGGTCCACTCCGGCAGCTACGGCGGCGGCGCCCCGGACGCCGCGCACGCCCTGGTGGTCATCGCGAACTCGCTTTTCGACGAGCACGGCCGCACCACCATCGACGGCGTGGACACCACCGCGAAGTGGGACGGCGACTCGTACGACCGCGAGTCCTTCCGCCAGGACGCCACCGTGCTCGAGGGCGTGCAGCTGCTCGGCACCGCGGACGACGAGCCGGCAGACCTGGTGTGGGCGCGCCCGGCAGTGACCATGATCGGCTTCACCTCCACCCCGGTGGCCGAGGCCATGAACGCGGTGAACGCCCGCGCGGAGGCCCAGTTCAATCTGCGCGTGCCGGCCGACCAGAGCGCCGCCGAGATCGCGCAGAAGATGGAGCAGCACATCAAATCCCACACCCCGTGGGGCGCCAAGGTCGAGGTTGAGGTCAGCGGCGTCAACGAGCCCTTTGCGACGGATCCTTCGGCGGGCGCCGTGGCCGCGCTCGGCGAGTGCCTCAAGGAGGCCTACGGTGCCGACAAACTGTCCGTGGTCGGCTCCGGCGGCTCCATCCCGCTGACTATCACGCTGCAGAACACCTTCCCGGACGCGGAGATCGCGCTCTACGGCGTGGAGGAGCCGATGTGCGGCATCCACGGCGTGGACGAATCCGTGGATCCGACAGAGATCGAACGCATCGCGGCAGCGGAGGCCGCTTTCCTGCAGCGTTTCGGCAAGTAGCACCAAAAATCGCTACAGTTAATTCCCAACGGCCGCGCCACCGGTGTTGACGCGTAGATACCCAGTTACCGCTGGAGTCAGTATTTTCTGTGTGAACTCAATGAGCTCCCCCGCTTGAGGCGCGGTGTGCCCTGCACGCACGCAACCAGAGGAGGGCCGCGCACCTCGTGCTGATACTGCTCATCGCGCTCACCGCCGCCACGCTGGTCGCCCCTGTGCTCATCCGCACGGTGGGCCGCGCCGCGTTTGGCCTTCTCGCGCTCGTTCCGCTGAGCGGGTTCATCTGGGTGGCGCGCCTGTTCGCCACCGGAATGTTCCGCGACGGCGGCGAGGTCAAGGCGGTGTTTACGTGGATGCCGTCGACGAACCTCAACCTAGAATTCCGCCTGGACGCCCTCGCGGGCCTGTTCAGCCTGATCATCCTGGGTATCGGCGCGTTAGTGCTTCTGTACTGCTGGGGGTATTTCGACTCCAACCCGCGGCGCCTGGCCAAATTCGGCTTCGAGCTGACATTCTTCGCCACGGTCATGTACGGCCTGGTCATCGCCGACAACTTCCTGCTCATGTACGTGTTCTGGGAGTTGACGTCGGTGTTGTCGTACATGCTTGTCTCCTATTACGGCGAGCGCGCATCTTCTCGACGGGCCGCCATGCAGGCGCTGATGGTGACAACCCTCGGCGGGCTGGCCATGCTCGTGGGCATCAACCTGCTCGGCTTTAAGGCGCAGATTTGGAAGCTGTCGGACATCCCGCAGATCACCGACATTGAAAACACCCCGGCGATCTCCGCCGCCATCGTGCTGATCATGCTGGGCGCGCTGACCAAGTCTGCCCAGTCGCCCTGGCATTTCTGGCTGCCCGGCGCGATGGCCGCGCCCACCCCGGTGTCCGCCTACCTGCACTCCGCAGCGATGGTGAAGGCCGGCATTTACCTGGTGGCGCGTTTGGCGCCGGACCTGTCGGCGGTGAACACCTGGCACTTGGTGGTGCTGTCCACCGGCGGGTTCACCATGCTGCTGGGCGGCTGGATGGCGCTGAAGCAGCGGGACCTGAAGCTGATTTTGGCCTACGGCACCGTCAGCCAGCTGGGCTTTATCACCACCGTCATCGGCGTGGGTTCGCGGGAGGCCACCATGGCGGGGTTGGCCATCACGTTCGCGCACTCGCTGTTCAAGGCCACGCTGTTCATGATCGTCGGTGCAATCGACCACACCACCGGCACCCGCGACATCCACGAGCTGTCCGGACTGGGCAGAAAGCAGCCGCTTTTGGCTACGCTGGCCATCATTTCCGCCGCCTCCATGGCAGGCATCCCGCCACTGTTCGGGTTCGTGGCCAAGGAGACGGCGCTGGACGCCATCCTGCACGAGGAGCTGCTCACCGGCATGCCCGGCAAGATCACCCTCGTGGTGTTGGTGGCCGGCTCGATCCTGACCATGGCGTACTCGCTGTACTTCGTCTACGGCGCCTTTGCCACCAAGGGCCAGCCCTGGGAGGACGGGCAGTCCCCGGCGGTGCGCGACATGCACTCCCCCGGCCCGAAGCTATGGCTCTCCCCCGCGGTGCTCACCGCCTGCACGGTCGGCTTCGGCCTGGTGTCGGCTGGTCTGTCTGCGCCGATCAACGAATACCTCAACGTGCGCTTCCCGGACGTCGAAGGCTCGGATCTTGCCCTGTGGCACGGGTTCACGGTGCCGTTGGCGCTGTCCGGCGTGATCATCTTCGCCGGCGCGATCATGTTCTGGCAGCGCGACGTGGTGGCCAAGGCCCAGTTCGAGCGCCCCGCGCTCGGCGACGCCAACGCGGTGTGGGACACCATCATGAACACGCTGCGGCGCTGGTCGCTGAAGCTGACGGCGTCCACGCAGCGCGGCTCGCTGACCATCAACCTGGCCGTCATCTTCACCTTCCTGGCCGTGGTGCCGCTGGCCGCGCTGATCCTGGGCGATTCCAACAACATCCGCATGCAGGTGTGGGACAACGTCTGGCAGGGCCTGGCCGTCACCATCATGGCGGGGCTGGCGTTTTTCGCCGCGGTGCAGCGCAACCGCCTCTCCGGCGTGATCCTTGTGGGTCTGACCGGCTACTTCATGGCGCTGATCTTCGTGCTCCACGGCGCGCCGGACCTGGCGCTGACGCAGGCGCTGGTGGAAACCATCGTGATGGTGGTGTTCATGCTGGTCCTGCGCAAGATGCCCACGGAAACGGAGCAGCGCAACGAGGACAACCGCCTGCGCGCCTGGCTGTCCATCGGCACCGGCGTTTCCGTGGTCACGGTGGCGATGACGGCCATGTCGGCGCGCGTCGCCGAGCCGATTTCCAAGTACATGCCGGAGCTGGCCTACGAGATCGGCCACGGCCGCAACACCGTCAACGTGCTGCTGGTGGACCTGCGCGCGGCCGACACGTTCGGCGAGACGCTGGTGCTGGTGGTCGCCGCCACCGGCATCGCCAGCCTGATCTTCGGCACCTTCCACTTCGACCCGGAGTCGCGCCGGCCCACCCTGTCCACCACCAAGGCGCGCTGGCTCGCCTCCGGTGTGGAGACGGAGACCGCGCAGAACCGCTCCATCCTGGTGGATGTGGTCACGCACCTGCTCTTCCCTTCGATGATGCTGTTGTCGGCCTACTTCTTCTTCTCCGGCCACAACGCCCCGGGCGGCGGGTTCGCCGGCGGGCTCGTCGCCGC harbors:
- a CDS encoding Na+/H+ antiporter subunit A codes for the protein MLILLIALTAATLVAPVLIRTVGRAAFGLLALVPLSGFIWVARLFATGMFRDGGEVKAVFTWMPSTNLNLEFRLDALAGLFSLIILGIGALVLLYCWGYFDSNPRRLAKFGFELTFFATVMYGLVIADNFLLMYVFWELTSVLSYMLVSYYGERASSRRAAMQALMVTTLGGLAMLVGINLLGFKAQIWKLSDIPQITDIENTPAISAAIVLIMLGALTKSAQSPWHFWLPGAMAAPTPVSAYLHSAAMVKAGIYLVARLAPDLSAVNTWHLVVLSTGGFTMLLGGWMALKQRDLKLILAYGTVSQLGFITTVIGVGSREATMAGLAITFAHSLFKATLFMIVGAIDHTTGTRDIHELSGLGRKQPLLATLAIISAASMAGIPPLFGFVAKETALDAILHEELLTGMPGKITLVVLVAGSILTMAYSLYFVYGAFATKGQPWEDGQSPAVRDMHSPGPKLWLSPAVLTACTVGFGLVSAGLSAPINEYLNVRFPDVEGSDLALWHGFTVPLALSGVIIFAGAIMFWQRDVVAKAQFERPALGDANAVWDTIMNTLRRWSLKLTASTQRGSLTINLAVIFTFLAVVPLAALILGDSNNIRMQVWDNVWQGLAVTIMAGLAFFAAVQRNRLSGVILVGLTGYFMALIFVLHGAPDLALTQALVETIVMVVFMLVLRKMPTETEQRNEDNRLRAWLSIGTGVSVVTVAMTAMSARVAEPISKYMPELAYEIGHGRNTVNVLLVDLRAADTFGETLVLVVAATGIASLIFGTFHFDPESRRPTLSTTKARWLASGVETETAQNRSILVDVVTHLLFPSMMLLSAYFFFSGHNAPGGGFAGGLVAALALTLRYLAGGRREAEETLPVHPGKVLGIGIMFTTAAAVAPMFFGMPPLTSSYAEFDVPLIGDVTVPSALIFDAGVYIIVVGLIMHVLASMGAYLDREEDTRKQRARDRARELQAKNEQRRRLMSRNRRARYNERRAVAASGSSISKRERRGE
- the groL gene encoding chaperonin GroEL (60 kDa chaperone family; promotes refolding of misfolded polypeptides especially under stressful conditions; forms two stacked rings of heptamers to form a barrel-shaped 14mer; ends can be capped by GroES; misfolded proteins enter the barrel where they are refolded when GroES binds), whose amino-acid sequence is MAKMIAFDEEARRGLETGLNTLADAVKVTLGPKGRNVVLEKSWGAPTITNDGVSIAKEIDLEDPYEKIGAELVKEVAKKTDDVAGDGTTTATVLAQALVREGLRNVAAGSNPMGIKRGIQAATDKVSKYLLDQAKEVETQEEIASTAGISASDPEIGKKIAEAMYAVGNGAVNKESVITVEESNTFGVDLEVTEGMRFDKGFISAYFATDMERGEAVLEDPYILLVSGKISNVKELVPVLEQVMQSGKPLLIIAEDVEGEALSTLVVNKIRGTFKSVAVKAPGFGDRRKAMLQDLAILTGGQVISEEVGLSLETAGIELLGQARKVVVTKDETTIVQGAGDQAQIDGRVKQIRAEIDNSDSDYDREKLQERLAKLAGGVAVIKVGAATEVELKEQKLRIEDAVRNAKAAVEEGIVAGGGVALLQAANELTDDLGLEGDEATGVKIVREALSAPLKQIALNAGLEPGVVADKVANLPDGEGLNAATGEYVDMLSSGIADPAKVTRSALQNAASIAALFLTTEAVVADKPEPAGAANPGMDPEAMGMM
- the ppk2 gene encoding polyphosphate kinase 2; amino-acid sequence: MADNKDDELPMIDLAQTEGWVVDDTDEDDPVLLMPDGTAIQTWRENYPYDERLSRDDYEKEKRALQIELLKWQNWTKDTGQRHIILFEGRDAAGKGGTIKRFNEHLNPRGARTVALEKPSPRESTSWYFQRYIEHFPAAGEIVFFDRSWYNRSGVERVMGFCTESQHAEFLREVPMLENMILGSGISLTKFWFSVTQKEQRTRFAIRQVDPVRQWKLSPMDLASLDKWEDYTRAKEEQFRYTDTDESPWITIKSNDKKRARLNAMRYILSKFEYTNKDHEVVGQPDPLIVKRGRDQIGD
- a CDS encoding M20/M25/M40 family metallo-hydrolase, giving the protein MTTQNYTPQRDRIFNDLSKLVSFNSVHSTPELADQHEDACAWTVNALKDLGLDVTRYPTVDDADTIVAKREPKNGAPTVLLYSHYDVVPANNPDAWTNSPFELTERNGRWYGRGAADCKGNLAMHLEALRLLEENGGTDLGLKVVVEGSEELGGKDGLGKLIVEKPEVFESDAILIADSGNVAAGVPTLTTSLRGGAQVKVTVETLANQVHSGSYGGGAPDAAHALVVIANSLFDEHGRTTIDGVDTTAKWDGDSYDRESFRQDATVLEGVQLLGTADDEPADLVWARPAVTMIGFTSTPVAEAMNAVNARAEAQFNLRVPADQSAAEIAQKMEQHIKSHTPWGAKVEVEVSGVNEPFATDPSAGAVAALGECLKEAYGADKLSVVGSGGSIPLTITLQNTFPDAEIALYGVEEPMCGIHGVDESVDPTEIERIAAAEAAFLQRFGK